A single Tenacibaculum sp. Bg11-29 DNA region contains:
- a CDS encoding GNAT family N-acetyltransferase yields the protein MINISENIQLKEILSTDSKVLFKIMEDVYPAAYSHFWKDAGNWYVNTQYSKENIIKELLEENAKYYFVVFKNEIIGNFRILWDKKLSGFSDKKCVKLHRVYLHSKTQGNGIGKELISWLEKEALKKQYELIWLDAMDEQPQAFEFYKKLGFKYHSHCFLDFELLHDKVRKMSQLYKKLI from the coding sequence TTGATAAATATATCAGAAAATATACAATTAAAAGAAATTCTTAGTACTGATTCGAAAGTTCTTTTTAAAATAATGGAAGACGTTTATCCGGCTGCTTACAGTCATTTTTGGAAAGATGCTGGAAATTGGTATGTAAACACTCAATATTCAAAAGAAAATATAATTAAAGAGCTTTTAGAAGAAAATGCAAAATATTATTTTGTAGTGTTTAAAAATGAAATAATAGGTAATTTTAGAATTCTTTGGGATAAAAAATTAAGTGGTTTTAGTGATAAAAAGTGTGTAAAACTACATAGAGTTTACTTGCATTCAAAAACACAAGGAAACGGAATAGGTAAAGAATTAATAAGTTGGCTAGAAAAAGAAGCCCTAAAAAAACAATATGAACTTATTTGGTTAGATGCAATGGATGAGCAACCACAAGCTTTCGAATTTTATAAAAAATTAGGTTTTAAATATCATTCACATTGTTTTTTAGACTTTGAATTATTACATGATAAAGTCAGAAAAATGAGTCAACTTTATAAAAAATTAATTTAA
- a CDS encoding amidohydrolase: MKILALIFSLILTTKSCTNKEDINSIVPTVTKSTQKMYFNGKIFTVNDKQPWAEAIIVDKNKIVFVGSNIEADKRVEAAADKIDLKGKVVLPGFHDVHMHPMEVGSTTTRFVLNENETNAENYISTIKKAANDNPNVAWIIGFGHSINTLLEAQKNPLEIIDEAVSNRPVIIMEQTSHSMWLNSKALELAGISITTPNPQGGIIMKDNGKLNGILIDNAGDVVFQQAVDALNDSNGEYNGMVEYVLPELAKHGITSVSDARTYWKRDQHKTWKNLADNNKLTARFNLGLWAYPTADDVSQISALKALFSNDENSLLKINQIKLYSDGITHNTTAALHSNYHENYFNEPTNNGLNYFTETRIATYIKELESVGFDFHIHAIGNRGVTESLNAIEQSGTSKGRHRLTHVEMVTSADINRFKQLNVTADAQVTGEFTQPQYWHDNDHLLGSALADNQVPIKSLKDAGARLTLSSDWNVSTLNPFVGIQNSITRIPQNISLEEAIKAYTINGAYVMRQEDKVGSLEVGKLADFIVLDNDIFTIPSSQINKTKVILTIFNGKEI; encoded by the coding sequence ATGAAAATATTAGCACTAATATTTAGCTTGATTTTAACCACAAAATCTTGTACAAATAAAGAAGATATTAACTCTATTGTTCCTACAGTAACAAAGAGTACTCAAAAAATGTACTTCAATGGTAAAATTTTTACAGTTAATGATAAACAGCCTTGGGCTGAAGCAATAATTGTTGATAAAAATAAAATTGTTTTTGTTGGTTCAAATATTGAAGCTGATAAAAGAGTAGAAGCTGCTGCAGATAAAATAGATTTAAAAGGAAAAGTGGTATTACCTGGTTTTCATGATGTTCATATGCATCCAATGGAAGTAGGTTCTACAACAACAAGATTTGTATTAAATGAAAATGAAACAAATGCAGAAAATTATATATCAACGATAAAAAAAGCAGCAAATGATAATCCAAATGTAGCATGGATTATAGGTTTTGGTCATTCAATAAACACACTTTTAGAAGCACAAAAAAATCCTTTAGAAATTATTGATGAAGCTGTTTCAAATCGTCCTGTAATTATTATGGAGCAAACATCACACTCTATGTGGTTAAATTCTAAAGCATTAGAATTAGCAGGGATTAGTATAACCACACCAAATCCTCAAGGAGGAATTATCATGAAAGATAACGGTAAATTAAATGGTATTTTAATTGATAATGCGGGCGATGTAGTTTTTCAACAAGCAGTAGATGCTTTAAATGATAGTAATGGAGAATATAATGGAATGGTTGAATATGTATTACCAGAGTTAGCAAAACATGGAATTACATCGGTTTCTGATGCAAGAACTTATTGGAAAAGAGATCAACATAAAACTTGGAAAAATTTAGCAGATAATAATAAATTAACAGCGCGTTTTAATCTAGGTTTATGGGCGTATCCTACAGCAGATGATGTATCACAAATTTCAGCTTTAAAAGCATTGTTTTCTAACGATGAAAATAGCTTATTAAAGATTAATCAAATTAAATTGTATTCAGACGGAATTACACATAACACAACAGCGGCATTACATTCTAATTATCATGAAAATTATTTTAATGAGCCAACGAATAATGGATTGAACTATTTTACTGAAACCAGAATAGCAACTTATATAAAAGAATTAGAATCAGTTGGATTTGATTTTCATATTCATGCAATTGGTAATAGAGGTGTTACAGAATCTTTAAATGCAATTGAACAAAGCGGAACATCAAAAGGAAGACACCGTTTAACGCATGTTGAAATGGTTACATCAGCAGATATTAATCGTTTTAAACAATTAAATGTAACTGCAGACGCTCAAGTAACAGGTGAATTTACACAACCTCAATATTGGCATGATAACGACCATTTATTAGGTAGTGCTTTAGCAGATAATCAAGTTCCAATAAAATCATTAAAAGATGCAGGTGCAAGACTAACTTTAAGTAGTGATTGGAATGTTAGCACACTAAATCCGTTTGTAGGAATTCAAAATTCAATAACAAGAATACCTCAAAATATTTCATTAGAAGAAGCAATTAAAGCATACACAATTAATGGTGCATATGTTATGAGGCAAGAAGATAAAGTAGGTTCATTAGAAGTTGGTAAATTAGCAGATTTTATAGTGCTAGACAATGATATTTTTACAATTCCATCAAGTCAAATTAATAAGACTAAAGTTATTTTGACTATTTTTAACGGGAAAGAAATTTAA
- a CDS encoding GyrI-like domain-containing protein, which translates to METKEHYINRLQQVVSYLRTKYYQKILIEDLEELSNFSYRNLQRIFKANYAETIGAYVIRVKVENSAKMLLFTKDEIKQIADKVGYSDVQSFSKAFKKHYGISPAIYRNKKEEILQKKNSKQHTIMPFFENRIIELKSKKVLYKTYKGDYYNNQINEIWNRLLTESAAVNINIDEAISFGIIWDEPIISEKISYNYDACIIIDEVIKIPSKKFKTKIIPSQKYAVFIHIGDYRSISKTYDKIFSNWIFTSGKEVSEKPFLEFYIKHESHTNDENEYETEIYVPLKN; encoded by the coding sequence ATGGAAACAAAAGAACATTATATAAACCGTTTACAACAAGTAGTTTCCTATCTAAGAACCAAATACTATCAAAAAATTTTAATAGAAGATTTAGAAGAGTTATCTAATTTTTCATATAGAAATTTACAACGTATTTTTAAAGCTAATTATGCAGAAACTATAGGTGCTTATGTAATAAGAGTAAAAGTAGAAAATAGTGCAAAAATGTTATTATTTACTAAAGACGAAATTAAGCAGATTGCCGATAAAGTAGGCTATTCTGATGTACAATCTTTTAGTAAAGCATTTAAAAAACATTATGGTATTTCACCTGCTATTTACAGAAATAAAAAAGAAGAGATACTACAAAAAAAGAATAGTAAACAACATACAATTATGCCTTTTTTTGAAAATAGAATTATAGAATTAAAATCTAAAAAAGTATTATATAAAACTTATAAAGGAGATTATTATAATAATCAAATTAATGAAATATGGAATCGTTTATTAACTGAATCTGCGGCTGTAAATATCAATATAGATGAAGCAATTTCTTTTGGTATAATTTGGGATGAACCTATTATTTCTGAAAAAATAAGCTATAATTACGATGCTTGTATTATAATAGATGAAGTTATTAAAATACCAAGTAAAAAGTTTAAAACGAAAATAATCCCAAGTCAAAAATATGCTGTTTTTATACATATAGGTGATTATAGATCTATTAGTAAAACCTATGATAAAATATTTAGTAATTGGATTTTTACTTCTGGAAAAGAGGTTTCTGAAAAACCTTTTTTAGAGTTCTATATAAAACATGAAAGCCATACGAATGACGAAAATGAGTATGAAACAGAAATTTATGTACCTTTAAAAAATTGA
- a CDS encoding T9SS type A sorting domain-containing protein produces the protein MKKLLLVTLLIGYFTIGNAQNINFIDSNFKNALLTHNPVIDTDENGEISIEEAEVVTYLKLSRQNISNLIEIEKFVNLQVLNADYNQLTSVDVSNNSNLTYLKLNSNNLTELDVSNNIDLTYLHVGVNTLTELNLLNNVNLTYLYLNSNSLTNINLSKNIKIGSLFLDNNNLTQINLPESPNLGLLHLNYNALTGIDLSNNINLTNLQLRFNNLKNLDISNNINLIKLELNVNALTDLDLSNNINLTDLKLGSNNFTELNISKNINLINLSLVNNLLTDFDLSKNINLTNLKLSGSIALTKVDLSNNINLTDLSINSSKITTLDVRSCSLTNLEFRGCSNLKTVFMTGQPLEYKTVSGEEILKVNLSYCSQLEFICVDQIYLSSINELLVKANQTDVTLSTDCGSLIQGTVTYDENKDGCDSQDLPFTGGLKLSAISLTGAPPIFVYPNEQGEYNLLLADDTYFIGPALQNPNYYTFSTPIIPSPINLPAQLNTVITDYCIQPLGNFNDLEISIVPVSRARPGFNATYVLVYKNIGNITQSGNITVDYQKDVLNYVSSTPTANSNTDGKLTWNFTNLLPLQTVEIPMTFILNTPTDSPALNNGDILNYTATATGATDETPDNNVMELAQTLVGSYDPNDKTCLEGNILKPDNVGSYLHYLIRFENKGTAEAVNIRVKDVIDTIKLDIESLIPLKSSHSYSTTITNGNEVEFTFNNINLPFDDANNDGYVVFKIKSKTTLVEGDKIVNSAAIYFDFNAPVITEDEIVTVKKEVIEEPKFSDYFTLSPNPTTGILNLTVLDESIQISYITIYDIGGNLVGYYLGTTRTMDVSYLYPNNYFMKIITNKGEQVTQFIKL, from the coding sequence ATGAAAAAACTATTATTAGTAACCTTACTAATAGGTTACTTTACTATTGGAAATGCACAAAATATCAACTTTATAGATTCCAATTTCAAAAATGCACTTTTAACTCATAACCCTGTAATTGATACTGATGAGAATGGTGAAATAAGTATTGAAGAGGCAGAAGTTGTAACATATTTAAAGTTGTCCCGTCAAAACATAAGCAATTTGATAGAAATAGAAAAGTTTGTGAATTTACAAGTATTAAATGCGGATTACAATCAATTAACATCAGTAGATGTTTCTAATAATTCTAATTTAACATATTTAAAACTTAATTCTAATAATCTAACAGAGCTTGATGTATCAAATAATATTGATTTAACATATTTACATGTAGGTGTTAATACTCTAACTGAACTTAATTTATTAAATAATGTTAATTTAACATATTTGTACTTGAATTCTAATAGTCTAACAAATATTAATTTATCTAAAAATATTAAAATAGGGTCTTTATTCTTGGATAACAATAATTTAACTCAAATAAATTTACCTGAGAGCCCTAATTTAGGACTTTTACACTTGAATTATAATGCTTTAACAGGTATTGATTTATCAAATAATATTAATTTAACGAATCTGCAGTTGAGATTTAATAACTTGAAAAATCTTGATATATCCAATAATATTAATTTAATAAAATTAGAACTGAATGTTAATGCTTTAACAGATCTTGATTTATCCAATAATATTAATTTAACAGATTTGAAGTTGGGAAGTAATAATTTTACTGAACTCAATATATCTAAAAATATTAATTTAATAAACTTATCACTGGTAAATAATCTTTTAACAGATTTTGATTTATCTAAAAATATTAATTTAACAAATTTAAAACTATCTGGTAGCATTGCTCTAACTAAGGTAGATTTATCTAATAATATTAATTTAACTGATCTTTCCATAAATTCTAGTAAGATTACTACACTGGATGTAAGGTCTTGTTCGTTAACTAATTTAGAATTTCGAGGTTGCTCTAATTTAAAAACTGTTTTTATGACAGGACAACCTTTAGAATATAAAACAGTTTCAGGTGAGGAAATTTTAAAAGTGAATTTATCATATTGCTCTCAATTAGAATTTATTTGCGTTGATCAAATATATTTAAGCTCTATTAATGAGTTATTAGTAAAAGCTAATCAAACAGACGTTACTCTTTCGACTGATTGTGGTAGTCTTATTCAAGGTACTGTAACTTATGATGAAAACAAAGATGGATGTGATAGTCAAGACCTTCCTTTTACAGGAGGATTAAAACTCTCTGCAATTTCGCTAACAGGTGCACCACCTATTTTTGTATACCCAAATGAACAAGGGGAATATAACTTACTTTTAGCTGATGATACATATTTTATAGGACCTGCTTTACAAAACCCTAATTATTATACCTTTTCAACACCAATTATTCCATCTCCAATAAATCTTCCAGCGCAGTTGAATACGGTAATTACAGATTATTGTATACAACCTTTAGGTAATTTTAATGACTTAGAAATAAGTATCGTACCAGTAAGTAGAGCGAGACCTGGTTTTAATGCTACTTATGTACTCGTATATAAAAATATAGGTAACATTACACAGTCTGGTAATATTACTGTAGATTATCAAAAAGATGTATTAAACTATGTCAGTTCAACACCTACTGCAAATAGTAACACAGATGGTAAATTGACTTGGAACTTTACTAATTTATTACCATTACAAACGGTAGAAATTCCTATGACTTTTATACTAAATACGCCTACAGATTCACCAGCATTAAATAATGGAGATATTTTAAATTACACGGCAACTGCAACAGGAGCAACAGATGAAACACCTGATAATAATGTAATGGAGTTAGCACAAACACTAGTAGGATCTTATGACCCTAATGATAAAACGTGTTTAGAAGGAAATATTTTAAAACCTGATAATGTAGGTAGTTATTTACACTATTTAATCCGTTTTGAAAACAAAGGAACCGCAGAGGCAGTAAACATTCGTGTTAAAGATGTTATTGATACAATTAAATTAGATATTGAATCTTTAATACCATTAAAGTCTAGCCATTCATATTCAACAACAATCACTAATGGTAATGAAGTAGAATTTACATTTAATAATATAAATCTTCCTTTTGATGATGCAAATAATGATGGTTATGTAGTATTTAAAATAAAAAGTAAAACTACTTTAGTAGAAGGTGATAAAATTGTAAATAGTGCTGCTATTTATTTTGATTTTAATGCCCCGGTAATTACAGAAGATGAAATTGTAACGGTAAAAAAAGAAGTAATAGAAGAACCTAAATTCTCTGACTATTTCACTTTATCACCTAACCCAACAACGGGAATATTAAATCTAACAGTGTTAGATGAAAGTATTCAAATTAGTTACATTACAATATATGATATTGGTGGAAATTTAGTAGGTTATTATTTAGGAACTACTAGAACTATGGATGTAAGTTATTTGTATCCAAATAATTATTTTATGAAAATTATCACAAACAAAGGAGAACAGGTAACTCAGTTTATAAAACTTTAA
- a CDS encoding MFS transporter has product MEKKDPYASLRIKEFNIFLLVRFLLVFGWSMQFIVIEWQVYSITKDPLSIGIIGLMEIIPAFTMALFAGHIVDQKEKRNLLAICTAAFSLISLGLFLLTTENVLVNWSTNSILYAIYALVFFGGFLRSFFGPTIFSLVALLVPKNIYQNAATWSTSTWKTASVSGALSGGFLISLIGVDVTLCLVFVLVMLSLAFTFLISKKPILNKKLGEPMIQSLKAGLEFVFKNKVILGVLTLDMIAVLFGGTVAILSVFAQDVLKVGSEGFGILNASISMGSIVTMFITTYIPINKKTGIKMLVSVFVFGLSIIGFGLSSIFWVSILALFISGAADGISMVIRQTILQLETPDHMRGRVGSVNSMFVGSSNELGAFESGLAAKLMGPVVAVVFGGTMTLITVVTTGIINPTLRKLDLTKDLEEQENME; this is encoded by the coding sequence ATGGAAAAGAAAGATCCGTATGCTTCATTAAGAATTAAAGAGTTTAATATATTCCTTTTAGTGCGATTTTTATTGGTTTTTGGATGGTCTATGCAATTTATTGTAATTGAATGGCAAGTATATTCAATTACAAAAGATCCTTTATCAATTGGTATTATAGGTTTGATGGAAATTATTCCAGCTTTTACTATGGCATTATTTGCTGGTCATATTGTAGACCAGAAAGAAAAAAGGAATTTATTAGCTATTTGTACAGCTGCTTTTTCATTAATTAGCTTAGGACTTTTTTTATTAACAACAGAAAATGTACTCGTAAATTGGTCCACAAATTCAATATTATATGCAATTTATGCATTAGTATTTTTTGGTGGATTTTTACGCTCTTTTTTTGGACCAACAATATTTTCTTTAGTAGCTTTATTAGTACCTAAAAATATTTATCAGAATGCAGCAACATGGAGTACAAGTACGTGGAAAACAGCATCTGTATCTGGGGCTCTTTCAGGAGGTTTTTTAATAAGTTTGATTGGAGTTGATGTGACTCTTTGTTTAGTTTTTGTTTTAGTTATGCTTTCTTTAGCTTTCACTTTTTTAATAAGTAAAAAACCTATTCTAAATAAAAAACTTGGGGAACCAATGATACAGAGTTTAAAAGCAGGTCTTGAATTTGTTTTTAAAAACAAGGTTATTTTAGGTGTTTTAACTTTAGATATGATTGCTGTTTTATTTGGAGGTACAGTTGCAATTTTATCAGTATTTGCACAAGATGTTTTAAAAGTAGGTTCAGAAGGCTTTGGAATTTTAAATGCATCAATTTCTATGGGAAGTATAGTTACAATGTTTATAACAACATATATTCCTATTAATAAAAAAACAGGAATAAAAATGTTAGTTTCTGTCTTTGTGTTTGGATTAAGTATTATTGGTTTTGGCCTTTCTTCAATCTTTTGGGTAAGTATCTTAGCTTTATTTATAAGTGGTGCAGCTGATGGAATTTCGATGGTTATTCGTCAAACAATTTTACAATTAGAAACTCCTGATCATATGCGTGGTAGAGTAGGGTCAGTAAATTCTATGTTTGTAGGTTCTTCTAACGAATTAGGAGCTTTTGAAAGTGGTTTAGCAGCTAAATTAATGGGGCCAGTAGTAGCTGTTGTTTTTGGAGGAACGATGACCTTAATAACAGTAGTAACGACAGGAATTATAAATCCTACGTTAAGAAAATTAGATTTAACAAAGGATTTAGAAGAACAGGAAAATATGGAATAA
- the dut gene encoding dUTP diphosphatase: MNVQIINKSKHQTPAYETQGSAGMDLRANIEEAITLKPLERAIIKTGLFIALPIGFEAQVRPRSGLAAKKGVTVLNAPGTVDADYRGEIGVILVNLSNENFVVNDGERIAQLVIAKHERVNWQEVTILDETERGAGGFGSTGV; this comes from the coding sequence ATGAACGTACAAATAATAAACAAATCAAAACATCAAACTCCTGCATATGAAACACAAGGTTCTGCAGGAATGGATTTACGTGCTAATATTGAAGAAGCAATTACTTTAAAACCTTTAGAAAGAGCTATTATAAAAACTGGTTTATTCATAGCCTTACCTATTGGTTTTGAAGCACAAGTAAGACCAAGAAGTGGGTTGGCTGCTAAAAAAGGAGTTACCGTATTAAATGCTCCTGGTACTGTAGATGCTGATTATCGTGGTGAAATTGGTGTTATTTTGGTGAATTTATCAAATGAAAATTTTGTAGTTAATGATGGTGAACGTATTGCACAATTAGTAATTGCAAAACACGAACGTGTAAACTGGCAAGAAGTAACTATTCTTGATGAGACTGAACGTGGTGCAGGTGGTTTTGGTAGTACTGGGGTTTAA
- a CDS encoding acyltransferase family protein, with amino-acid sequence MIKKKRIESVDLLRGFTIVAMILVNTPGTWNSVYTPLLHAEWHGLTPTDLVFPFFLFIVGISIYFSYKNKKKGIIIYKKIAVRSLKLIGLGLFLNTFLPYFPFIREFETLRITGVLQRIGIVFFISSILYLNYNWKTILAISATILISYALILGFLPFSDGTLPTFNRAPNNWANYIDLNILGKHMWKPDYDPEGLFSTLPSLVTCLSGILIGKLLDELKTIKQLFLAAIILLALGYTLNVWFPINKAIWSSSFVLATSGWATLILAIIYYLKDIKKLQFGNIFKYVGMNAITIYFLSSLTSIIMYLTKIGDTNLHNYVYKNIFVYSFLPDNLSSLLYGLTVVLFYVSLGYLMFKKKIFIKV; translated from the coding sequence ATGATTAAAAAAAAAAGAATTGAATCTGTAGATTTATTAAGAGGGTTTACCATTGTTGCTATGATTTTGGTAAATACTCCTGGTACATGGAACTCTGTTTATACACCTTTATTGCATGCAGAATGGCATGGATTAACACCTACAGATTTAGTATTTCCTTTCTTTTTATTTATAGTAGGTATCTCAATTTATTTTTCATATAAAAATAAAAAAAAAGGAATAATTATTTATAAAAAAATAGCAGTACGAAGTTTAAAGTTAATAGGATTAGGTTTATTTTTAAATACTTTCTTACCATATTTTCCTTTTATAAGAGAATTTGAAACTCTTAGAATTACAGGAGTCTTACAAAGAATAGGAATTGTATTTTTTATATCATCAATTTTATATCTTAATTATAATTGGAAAACTATTCTAGCAATTAGTGCTACAATATTAATTAGTTATGCATTAATTTTAGGTTTTCTTCCATTCTCAGACGGTACATTGCCAACTTTTAATAGAGCACCAAACAACTGGGCTAATTATATAGATTTAAATATTTTAGGAAAACATATGTGGAAACCAGATTATGATCCTGAAGGTTTATTTAGCACATTACCATCTTTAGTTACTTGTTTGTCTGGTATATTAATTGGTAAATTATTAGATGAACTTAAAACAATTAAGCAACTTTTTTTAGCAGCAATTATATTATTAGCTTTAGGTTATACTTTAAATGTTTGGTTTCCTATAAATAAAGCTATTTGGAGTAGTAGTTTTGTATTAGCAACAAGTGGTTGGGCAACTTTAATATTGGCAATAATCTATTATTTAAAGGATATTAAAAAATTACAATTTGGAAATATTTTTAAATACGTTGGTATGAATGCAATTACTATTTATTTTTTATCCAGTCTTACATCAATAATAATGTATTTAACAAAAATAGGAGACACTAATTTACATAATTATGTGTACAAAAATATTTTTGTATATTCCTTTTTACCTGATAATTTATCTTCTTTATTATATGGTTTAACAGTAGTTCTATTTTATGTAAGTTTAGGATATTTAATGTTTAAAAAGAAAATTTTTATTAAAGTTTAA
- a CDS encoding NAD(P)H-dependent glycerol-3-phosphate dehydrogenase — translation MSKQIKIAVLGGGSWATAIVKMLSENLENIGWYMRSVYAIEHIKRNKHNPSYLSSAELHPDQLNLSDDMNYIVKNYDVLIFAIPSAFVNTELKKLTASLKDKIIFSAIKGIVPETGLIVGEHFHEKFNIPYENIGVITGPCHAEEVAMERLSYLTLACQDEEKAKILSEYIAGRYIKTKISDDIIGTEYAAMLKNIYAIAAGIAHGLGYGDNFQAVLMSNGIREMKRFIKKVHKMKRNINNSAYLGDLLVTGYSTFSRNRMFGNMIGKGYTVKSAQMEMSMVAEGYYATKSAYEINQKNGAKTPIIEAVYNVLYGKKEAKDEFLKLTNRLD, via the coding sequence ATGAGCAAGCAAATTAAAATAGCTGTTTTAGGAGGAGGAAGTTGGGCTACAGCCATTGTAAAGATGTTATCTGAAAATCTTGAAAACATTGGTTGGTATATGCGAAGTGTATATGCTATAGAACATATAAAACGTAATAAGCATAACCCTAGTTATTTAAGTTCAGCAGAATTACACCCAGATCAATTAAATCTGTCTGACGATATGAATTATATTGTTAAAAATTATGATGTACTTATTTTTGCAATTCCTTCTGCTTTTGTAAATACCGAATTAAAAAAATTAACAGCCTCGTTAAAAGATAAAATTATTTTTTCAGCGATTAAAGGAATTGTACCTGAAACAGGGCTAATCGTTGGAGAGCATTTTCATGAAAAATTTAACATTCCGTATGAAAATATTGGTGTAATTACAGGTCCATGTCATGCTGAGGAAGTAGCAATGGAACGCTTATCATATTTAACATTAGCTTGCCAGGATGAAGAAAAAGCAAAAATATTAAGCGAATATATTGCGGGGCGCTATATTAAAACCAAAATTTCTGATGATATTATTGGTACTGAATATGCAGCTATGTTAAAAAATATTTATGCGATCGCTGCAGGTATAGCTCATGGTTTAGGATATGGAGATAATTTTCAAGCAGTATTAATGAGTAATGGTATTCGTGAAATGAAACGTTTTATTAAAAAGGTGCATAAAATGAAGCGTAATATTAATAATTCAGCTTATTTAGGAGATTTATTAGTAACCGGATATTCAACTTTTAGTAGAAATAGAATGTTTGGAAACATGATAGGTAAAGGATATACTGTAAAATCTGCGCAAATGGAAATGAGTATGGTTGCCGAAGGATATTATGCGACTAAGAGTGCTTATGAAATTAATCAAAAAAACGGAGCGAAAACTCCTATTATTGAAGCTGTATACAACGTATTATACGGCAAAAAAGAAGCAAAAGATGAGTTTTTAAAGTTAACAAATAGATTAGATTAG